From one Triticum aestivum cultivar Chinese Spring chromosome 4B, IWGSC CS RefSeq v2.1, whole genome shotgun sequence genomic stretch:
- the LOC123092933 gene encoding G-type lectin S-receptor-like serine/threonine-protein kinase At2g19130, whose amino-acid sequence MLLLPLLLLFSSLQLPTTAVDTLALGQALPWNETLVSKGGEFELGFFSPGNSSKHYVGIWYKKISKQTVVWVANREHPIIKPSTSRFMLSIHGELLLLTTPSDTLLWSSNASSRSPPSTTVATLQDDGNLVVRRSNATSSSAYVVWQSFDHPTDTWLPGARLGYNRGAGVHSFLTSWTDAENPAPGAFTMEIDARGQPKFDLFSDAGGGEHRQYWTTGLWDGEIFVNVPEMRSGYFAGFPYARNGTVNFFSYHDRIPMMGAGNFMLDVNGQMRRRQWSDMAGKWILFCSEPHDACDVYGSCGPFGLCSNTTSPACQCPAGFEPRSEQEWKLQNTASGCERRTLLDCTKDRFMQLPNPVQLPNGSSEAAGVRGDRDCERTCLKDCSCTAYVYDGTKCSMWKGELVNLRALSIDQGGDPGLAGAVLHLRVARSEVAASSSSPAHSWKKSMVILGSVVAAVVVLLASLVIGVAVAVMLRRRRGKGKVTAVQGQGSLLLFDYLAVRTATRNFSEKLGGGSFGTVYKGVLPDATPVAVKKLDGLRQGEKQFRAEVVTLGVVQHVNLVRLRGFCSEGNKRALVYDYMANGSLDSHLFKGGGSAAKVLSWGQRYGVALGMARGLAYLHEKCRECIIHCDIKPENILLDDELGAKLADFGMAKLVGHDFSRVLTTMRGTLGYLAPEWLAGSPVTAKADVYSFGLVLFELVSGRRNNAPSEKGGYGMYFPVHAAVSLHEGDVVGLLDERLAKEADVKELERLCRIACWCIQDEEADRPTMGLVVQQLEGVADVGLPPVPSRLHMLAKVNAGAGGGEQDEFYTESSNKLATEKA is encoded by the coding sequence atgctcctcctcccgctcctcctgctCTTCTCCAGCCTACAGCTCCCCACGACTGCCGTCGACACCCTCGCTCTAGGCCAAGCACTCCCATGGAACGAGACACTGGTGTCCAAGGGCGGCGAATTCGAGCTCGGCTTCTTCTCCCCCGGCAACTCCAGCAAGCACTACGTCGGCATCTGGTACAAGAAGATCTCCAAGCAAACGGTCGTTTGGGTGGCGAACCGAGAGCACCCGATCATCAAGCCGTCGACCTCCCGCTTCATGCTCAGTATCCACGGCGAGCTGCTTCTCCTCACGACGCCGTCAGACACCTTGTTGTGGTCATCCAACGCGTCCTCCCGGTCGCCCCCGAGCACCACCGTCGCCACGCTCCAGGACGACGGCAACCTCGTGGTGAGGCGGAGCAACGCGACGTCGTCGTCTGCCTACGTGGTGTGGCAGAGCTTCGACCACCCCACCGACACCTGGCTCCCCGGGGCCAGGCTCGGCTACAATAGGGGTGCCGGCGTCCACAGCTTCCTCACGTCGTGGACGGACGCCGAGAACCCGGCGCCCGGCGCGTTCACGATGGAGATCGACGCGCGCGGGCAGCCCAAGTTCGACCTGTTttccgacgccggcggcggcgagcaccgcCAGTACTGGACGACCGGCCTGTGGGACGGCGAAATCTTCGTGAACGTGCCGGAGATGCGATCGGGCTACTTCGCCGGGTTCCCCTACGCGCGCAACGGCACTGTTAACTTCTTCAGCTACCACGACAGGATCCCGATGATGGGCGCCGGCAACTTCATGCTTGACGTCAACGGGCAGATGCGGCGGCGCCAGTGGAGCGACATGGCAGGGAAGTGGATCCTCTTCTGCTCGGAGCCGCACGACGCCTGCGACGTCTACGGTTCGTGCGGCCCCTTCGGGTTGTGCAGCAACACCACCAGCCCCGCGTGCCAGTGTCCCGCCGGCTTCGAGCCGCGGTCGGAGCAAGAGTGGAAGCTGCAGAACACCGCCTCCGGATGCGAGAGGCGGACCTTACTGGACTGTACCAAAGACAGGTTCATGCAGCTGCCGAACCCCGTACAGCTCCCGAATGGCTCGTCGGAGGCGGCCGGAGTTAGGGGTGACAGGGACTGCGAGCGCACTTGCTTGAAAGATTGCTCCTGCACCGCGTACGTGTACGATGGAACCAAGTGCTCCATGTGGAAGGGCGAGCTCGTTAACTTGAGGGCCCTCTCGATTGACCAAGGTGGCGATCCTGGCCTCGCCGGAGCTGTTCTTCACCTCCGCGTCGCGCGCTCGGAGGTGgcagcgtcgtcatcgtcaccGGCACATTCTTGGAAGAAATCGATGGTGATCCTCGGGAGCGTAGTTGCGGCCGTGGTGGTGCTCCTGGCAAGCCTCGTGATcggggtggcggtggcggtgaTGCTGCGGAGGCGGCGGGGGAAGGGGAAGGTGACGGCGGTGCAGGGGCAGGGCTCTCTGCTGCTGTTCGACTACCTGGCCGTGAGGACCGCGACGAGGAACTTCTCAGAGAAGCTCGGTGGCGGGAGCTTCGGCACGGTGTACAAGGGCGTACTCCCGGACGCGACGCCGGTGGCCGTGAAGAAGCTGGACGGGCTCCGGCAGGGCGAGAAGCAGTTCCGAGCCGAGGTGGTCACCCTGGGCGTGGTCCAGCACGTCAACCTCGTCCGCCTCCGGGGCTTCTGCTCCGAGGGGAACAAGAGGGCGCTCGTGTACGACTACATGGCCAACGGCTCGCTGGACTCGCACCTGTTCAagggcggcggctcggcggcgaAGGTGTTGAGCTGGGGCCAGAGGTACGGCGTCGCGCTCGGCATGGCCAGGGGCCTGGCGTACCTGCACGAGAAGTGCCGCGAGTGCATCATACACTGCGACATCAAGCCGGAGAACATCCTCCTCGACGACGAGCTGGGCGCCAAGCTCGCGGACTTCGGCATGGCCAAGCTCGTGGGCCACGACTTCAGCCGCGTGCTGACCACGATGCGCGGCACGCTCGGGTACCTCGCGCCGGAGTGGCTCGCCGGCTCGCCGGTCACCGCCAAGGccgacgtgtacagcttcggccTCGTGCTGTTTGAGCTCGTCTCCGGCCGGCGCAACAACGCCCCGTCGGAAAAGGGAGGCTACGGGATGTACTTCCCGGTGCACGCCGCGGTGAGCCTGCATGAGGGCGACGTGGTCGGGCTCCTCGACGAGAGGCTGGCCAAGGAGGCCGACGTGAAGGAGCTGGAGAGGCTCTGCAGGATCGCCTGCTGGTGCATCCAGGACGAGGAGGCCGACCGGCCGACCATGGGGCTCGTCGTGCAGCAGCTTGAAGGAGTCGCCGACGTCGGCTTACCGCCGGTCCCGTCCCGGCTTCACATGCTGGCAAAGGTGAACGCAGGCGCCGGTGGAGGTGAACAGGATGAATTCTATACAGAGAGCAGTAACAAACTAGCGACAGAAAAGGCGTAA